Proteins from one Camelina sativa cultivar DH55 chromosome 8, Cs, whole genome shotgun sequence genomic window:
- the LOC104707612 gene encoding tRNA wybutosine-synthesizing protein 2/3/4-like: MDFEKRKAATLASIRSSVTDKSPKGYLDEPIIPLLETINHHPSYFTTSSCSGRVSILSQPKPKLNDTTKKKARGGSWLYITHDPADPDLVISLLFPSKPNQIDPPSELVFRFEPLIIAVECKDLGSAQFLVAVAISAGFRESGITSCGDGKRVIIAIRCSIRMEVPLGDTQKLMVSPEYVKFLVDIANEKMDANRKRTDGFGVALTSNGFKNPNANDVDEDDNYENLAGDHDLSINSGDLHPGLHQDLILLSKLSIVGETVEKLYLWGHSACMIDKPDRKEVIVFGGFGGFGRHARRNESLLLDPSCGTLKLIAVNESPSARLGHTASMVGDFMFVIGGRADPLKILNDVWRLDIPKGEWSSQRCIGSEFPPRHRHAAASVGSKVYIFGGLYNDKIVSSLHILDTKDLQWKEIEQQGQWPCARHSHAMVAYESQLFMFGGYNGENVLNDLYSFDVQSCYWKLEVISGKWPHGRFSHSMFVYKHIIGIIGGCPVSQNCQELTLLDLKHRMWRSVRLEFMNKELFVRSTASVLGDDLIVIGGGAACYAFGTKFSEPVKINLVQSVTMSENHVPPQPEDVSIESNKNNADLKTETSLSQPWVIQLERKYAKFGKDILKNFGWLDLERKVYSNEKGLCICFPVTEKFSELFHEKQLLGEDKEGSEDDKLIKGLSLKDISSSAALNLLKEHGAKKLINVSFEAKKVAKSPVQRMREDITSVLKQKGLPEELLDELPQKWERLGDIVVLPATSFKDPAWRSISDEVWCAVSRSLSANRLARQGRVEANGTRDSTLEILVGDNGWVDHRENGILYSFDATKCMFSWGNLSEKLRMGNMACENEVVVDLFAGIGYFVLPFLVRAKARIVYACEWNPHAIEALRRNLEANSVSERCIILEGDNRITAPKGVADRVNLGLIPSSEGSWVTAIQALRPEGGVLHVHGNVKDSDESSWGEHVTKTLSDIARAEGHRWEVTVEHIEKVKWYAPRIRHLVADVRCRS, from the exons AAAGCTCGTGGTGGGTCATGGCTCTACATCACGCACGACCCAGCTGATCCAGATTTGgtaatttctctccttttcccTTCCAAGCCAAATCAGATTGACCCACCCAGCGAATTAGTCTTCCGATTCGAGCCGCTGATCATTGCTGTTGAATGTAAGGATTTGGGTTCGGCTCAGTTTCTTGTGGCGGTAGCTATCTCAGCTGGGTTTAGAGAGTCGGGAATCACATCTTGCGGCGATGGCAAAAGGGTGATTATAGCTATAAGATGTTCGATTCGAATGGAGGTGCCTTTGGGTGATACACAGAAGCTGATGGTTTCACCAGAGTATGTGAAGTTTCTAGTTGATATTGCTAATGAGAAGATGGATGCGAATAGGAAGCGAACCGATGGGTTTGGTGTAGCTTTGACTAGTAATGGTTTCAAGAATCCAAATGCAAATGATgtggatgaagatgataatTACGAGAATCTTGCTGGAGATCATGATTTAAGTATCAATAGTGGAGACTTGCATCCTG GGCTTCACCAAGATCTCATACTGCTCTCGAAATTATCCATAGTCGGGGAAACTGTTGAGAAGCTTTACCTTTGGGGACACTCAGCTTGTATGATAGATAAACCAGACCGAAAAGAGGTTATTGTGTTTGGTGGGTTTGGAGGTTTTGGGAGACATGCTCGAAGAAACGAGTCTTTGTTGCTCGATCCTTCATGTGGCACCTTAAAGTTGATTGCAGTCAATGAATCTCCATCAGCACGACTTGGCCACACAGCTTCAATGGTTGGCGATTTTATGTTTGTAATTGGAGGAAGGGCTGATCccttgaaaattttgaatgatGTGTGGAGGCTCGATATACCCAAGGGTGAATGGAGCTCACAGAGGTGTATTGGAAGTGAATTTCCTCCAAG GCATCGGCATGCAGCAGCCAGTGTTGGCTCAAAAGTATACATATTTGGTGGGCTCTACAATGATAAGATAGTTTCCTCTTTGCACATTTTGGATACAAAGGACCTTCAGTGGAAAGAAATTGAACAACAAGGTCAATGGCCCTGTGCGCGCCACTCTCATGCTATGGTTGCATATGAGTCTCAGTTATTCATGTTTGGAGGGTACAATGGGGAAAATGTACTCAATGATCTATACAGCTTTGATGTCCAAAGCTGTTATTGGAAACTTGAAGTGATTTCTGGAAAATGGCCTCATGGCAGATTTTCCCACTCAATGTTTGTTTATAAGCATATTATTGGCATCATCGGAGGTTGTCCTGTCTCACAAAATTGTCAAGAGTTGACGTTGCTAGATCTGAAGCACCGAATGTGGAGAAGTGTGAGATTGGAATTCATGAATAAAGAGTTGTTTGTTCGAAGTACAGCCAGCGTTCTTGGTGATGATCTCATCGTCATTGGGGGTGGAGCTGCTTGCTATGCTTTTGGGACAAAGTTTAGTGAACCAGTGAAAATCAACTTGGTTCAATCTGTGACTATGAGTGAAAATCATGTTCCTCCTCAACCTGAAGATGTTTCTATAGAATCGAATAAAAACAATGCAGATTTGAAGACTGAAACGTCTCTGTCTCAACCATGGGTGATACAGTTAGAAAGAAAGTATGCAAAGTTTGGCAAAGACATACTTAAAAATTTCGGATGGTTAGACCTTGAGAGGAAGGTGTACTCAAACGAAAAAGGTCTTTGTATATGCTTTCCTGTGACTGAAAAGTTTTCTGAACTTTTCCATGAGAAGCAGCTTTTGGGCGAAGACAAAGAAGGGTCAGAGGATGATAAGCTAATAAAGGGTCTATCGTTAAAGGATATATCCAGCTCAGCAGCTTTGAATCTATTGAAGGAACATGGTGCTAAAAAACTCATTAATGTATCTTTTGAAGCCAAAAAAGTTGCAAAATCCCCAGtacagagaatgagagaagatATAACATCTGTACTTAAACAGAAAGGCCTGCCGGAAGAGCTTTTGGATGAGCTTCCACAGAA ATGGGAACGGCTTGGGGATATTGTTGTGCTTCCTGCAACATCCTTTAAAGATCCAGCTTGGAGATCTATCAGTGATGAAGTTTGGTGTGCTGTTTCTAGATCGCTTAGTGCCAACCGCCTTGCACGCCAA GGACGAGTTGAAGCTAATGGTACAAGAGATAGTACATTGGAAATTCTTGTGGGAGACAATGGATGGGTTGATCACCGTGAAAATGGGATCTTGTACTCTTTTGATGCTACGAAGTGCATGTTCTCGTGGGGTAACCTCTCAGAAAAGCTTCGTATGGGTAACATGGCCTGTGAAAATGAAGTTGTGGTGGATCTGTTTGCTGGAATTGGATATTTCGTTCTCCCATTCCTTGTGAG GGCAAAAGCAAGGATAGTTTATGCTTGTGAGTGGAATCCCCATGCTATTGAAGCTCTTCGACGTAATCTTGAAGCAAATTCTGTTTCTGAGCGTTGTATCATTCTTGAAGGGGATAACCGGATCACCGCACCCAAA GGGGTAGCTGACAGAGTCAATCTTGGTCTTATCCCGAGTAGCGAAGGAAGCTGGGTCACAGCTATTCAGGCATTAAG GCCTGAGGGAGGAGTACTCCATGTGCACGGGAATGTCAAGGACTCAGATGAGAGCAGTTGGGGCGAGCATGTCACCAAAACATTAAGTGATATCGCTAGAGCCGAAG GTCATAGATGGGAAGTTACAGTGGAACATATAGAGAAGGTGAAATGGTATGCTCCTCGGATTCGCCATCTTGTCGCCGATGTGAGATGCAGATCATGA
- the LOC104707617 gene encoding LOW QUALITY PROTEIN: calcium-dependent protein kinase 31-like (The sequence of the model RefSeq protein was modified relative to this genomic sequence to represent the inferred CDS: deleted 1 base in 1 codon), whose protein sequence is MGCSISKDPKPSKKTILEKPFVDIRKLYILEEQLGKGQFGITRRCIEKSTGTTYACKTILKTNLKKEEDEQAVKREIRIMKHLSGQPNIVVFKRAYEDKESVHIVMEFCGGGELFKKIEALSDAGKCHSEKDAVEMIRPIVNVVKVCHFMGVMHRDLKPENFLLSSNDKNAVLKAIDFGCSVFIEEGEVYRKRVGSAYYVAPEVLQGNYGKEADVWSAGIILYILLCGKPPYVAETEQELLKEVLKDAIDYESKPWPLISVKAKHLVKKMLTKNPKERFSAADVLGHPWLKDGEASDKPIDGVVLSRLKEFRRMNKFKKVALKVSAANLSEEEIKGLKTLFTNIDTDKSGTITLQELKTGLTRLGSKLTKTEVEELMEAADVDGNGTIDIDEFISATMHRYKLDRDDHLYKLFQHFDKDNDGHLTKEELEMAMKEYGVKDEEGSIKEIITEFDSDNDGKINFDEFRTMMRSDSCLRA, encoded by the exons ATGGGTTGCTCCATCAGTAAAGACCCAAAACCATCGAAGAAGACGATACTCGAGAAACCATTCGTGGACATCAGAAAGCTTTACATCCTCGAGGAACAA TTGGGTAAAGGCCAATTCGGTATAACCAGAAGATGCATAGAGAAATCAACGGGTACGACTTACGCCTGCAAAACCATACTCAAGACGAAtctaaagaaggaagaagatgaacaagcCGTGAAGAGAGAGATTCGTATCATGAAGCATTTGTCTGGTCAACCAAACATCGTCGTGTTCAAACGTGCTTACGAGGATAAAGAGTCTGTACATATCGTTATGGAGTTCTGTGGCGGTGGtgagttgtttaaaaaaatcgAAGCTTTATCCGATGCTGGCAAGTGTCACTCTGAGAAAGATGCTGTTGAGATGATTAGGCCTATTGTGAATGTTGTAAAGGTTTGCCATTTCATGGGTGTGATGCATCGTGATCTAAAGCCTGAGAATTTTTTGCTCTCGAGTAATGATAAGAATGCTGTGCTCAAAGCTATTGACTTTGGGTGTTCTGTCTTTATAGAAGAAG GAGAAGTATACCGGAAGCGTGTCGGGAGTGCTTACTACGTAGCTCCTGAAGTATTACAGGGAAATTACGGGAAAGAAGCAGACGTTTGGAGTGCAGGGATTATTTTGTACATCCTGCTCTGTGGCAAACCTCCCTATGTGGCCG AAACTGAGCAAGAGCTGCTCAAAGAGGTATTGAAAGACGCAATTGATTATGAGAGTAAACCATGGCCTTTGATATCTGTGAAGGCAAAACATCTTGTCAAAAAGATGCTTACTAAAAACCCCAAGGAACGGTTCTCTGCTGCAGATGTTCTTG GACATCCATGGCTAAAAGACGGAGAAGCTTCAGATAAGCCTATTGATGGTGTTGTTTTATCCCGTTTGAAGGAGTTTCGACGTATGAACAAGTTTAAGAAAGTAGCTCTAAAG GTTAGTGCAGCAAATCTATCAGAAGAGGAAATCAAAGGTCTTAAGACACTGTTCACCAACATTGACACCGACAAAAGTGGCACAATTACTCTTCAAGAACTCAAAACAGGCCTGACCAGACTTGGATCTAAACTCACTAAAACCGAAGTGGAGGAACTCATGGAAGCC GCTGATGTGGATGGTAATGGAACAATCGACATAGACGAGTTTATCTCTGCGACGATGCATAGATATAAACTGGATAGAGATGATCATTTGTACAAATTATTCCAACACTTTGACAAAGACAACGACGG GCACTTAACAAAGGAAGAGTTGGAGATGGCTATGAAGGAGTATGGTGtaaaagatgaagaaggtaGTATCAAAGAAATTATAACCGAATTCGATAGCGATAAT GATGGAAAAATAAACTTTGATGAGTTCCGCACAATGATGAGAAGTGACAGCTGCCTGCGGGCATAA
- the LOC104707616 gene encoding TATA-box-binding protein 2-like, which translates to MRIREPKTTALIFASGKMVCTGAKSEHLSKLAARKYARIVQKLGFPAKFKDFKIQNIVGSCDVKFPIRLEGLAFSHSAFSSYEPELFPGLIYERC; encoded by the exons ATGAGGATTAGAGAGCCAAAGACTACAGCGTTGATCTTTGCATCTGGGAAAATG GTGTGTACCGGAGCTAAAAGTGAACATCTGTCAAAGCTGGCTGCAAGAAAG TATGCTCGGATTGTTCAGAAGCTTGGCTTTCCTGCAAAGTTCAAG GATTTCAAGATACAGAACATTGTAGGCTCATGTGATGTCAAATTCCCGATTAGGCTTGAAGGTCTTGCATTCTCTCATAGTGCTTTCTCAAGT TATGAGCCTGAGCTATTTCCAGGATTGATATACGAGCGGTGTTGA
- the LOC104707615 gene encoding CTP synthase-like has protein sequence MKYVLVTGGVVSGLGKGVTASSIGVVLKACGLRVTSIKIDPYLNTDAGTMSPFEHGEVFVLDDGGEVDLDLGNYERFLDVTLTKDNNITTGKIYQSVLDKERKGDYLGKTVQVVPHITDAIKGWIESVSLIPVDGKEGQADVCVIELGGTVGDIESMPFIEALRQLSFSVGQENFCLIHVSLIPVLGVVGEQKTKPTQHSVRELRALGLTPHFLACRSAQPLLETTKAKLSQFCHVAAANILNIHDVPNIWHVPLLLRNQNAHHSILKQLNLTSVATAPDLDSWTKMAETFDNLTNHVKIAMVGKYIGLTDSYLSVVKALLHACIACSLKPHIEWIAASDLDDESEKSTPEAHAAAWKILKSAECILVPGGFGDRGVNGMVLAAKYARDNKIPYLGICLGMQIAVIEFARSVLGLERANSTEFDAQTPDPVVIFMPEGSRTHMGSTMRLGSRRTHLQNRDSLTSKLYGDVCYLDERHRHRYEVNPEVAQVLEEAGLRLVGKDDTGKRVEGIEFQDHPFYVGVQFHPEFKSRPTRPSPLFLGFILAARKLLQAHLRN, from the exons ATGAAGTACGTGTTGGTGACTGGAGGAGTGGTGAGTGGGCTTGGCAAAGGCGTTACAGCTAGTAGTATCGGCGTCGTGCTTAAAGCTTGTGGCCTTCGAGTTACCTCCATTAAAATTG ATCCATATTTGAACACTGATGCTGGTACTATGTCCCCTTTTGAACATGGAGAGGTCTTTGTACTCGATGATGGTGGAgag GTTGACCTTGATTTGGGGAACTACGAAAGATTTCTCGATGTGACACTAACCAAAGACAACAACATAACCACTGGGAAGATTTATCAG TCTGTTCTTGACAAGGAACGCAAAGGCGACTACCTTGGGAAGACTGTTCAG GTTGTTCCACACATTACTGATGCAATCAAGGGTTGGATTGAGTCAGTCTCACTGATTCCTGTGGATGGAAAGGAAGGCCAAGCTGATGTTTGTGTTATTGAGCTGGGAGGAACTGTTG GTGACATCGAATCAATGCCTTTTATCGAGGCCTTGAGACAATTGTCATTCTCAGTTG GACAAGAAAACTTTTGCCTGATTCACGTGAGCTTGATTCCCGTTCTGGGGGTTGTTGGGGAACAG AAAACAAAGCCAACCCAACACAGTGTCCGAGAACTAAGAGCTTTGGGATTGACTCCTCACTTTTTGGCATGTCGCTCTGCTCAG CCACTGCTGGAAACTACAAAGGCAAAATTGTCTCAGTTTTGTCATGTGGCG GCAGCTAATATTCTCAATATCCATGATGTTCCAAACATTTGGCATGTTCCTCTCCTACTCCGT AATCAAAACGCTCATCACTCGATTCTCAAACAATTGAATCTAACTAG CGTTGCTACAGCACCTGATCTGGATAGCTGGACTAAGATGGCTGAGACTTTTGATAACTTGACAAATCAT GTCAAAATTGCTATGGTTGGAAAGTACATTGGTCTAACGGATTCTTATCTGTCGGTTGTTAAG GCCCTTCTTCATGCCTGCATTGCATGTTCATTGAAGCCACATATCGAATGGATTGCAGCTTCAGATCTGGATGACGAAAGTGAGAAATCG ACTCCGGAGGCACATGCTGCTGCTTGGAAGATCTTGAAG AGCGCAGAATGCATTCTGGTTCCTGGTGGTTTTGGAGATCGTGGCGTGAACGGAATGGTTTTAGCAGCCAAATACGCCAGAGACAACAAAATTCCTTATCTTGGGATCTGCTTGGGGATGCAAATTGCAGTAATTGAGTTTGCCAGATCT GTTTTGGGCTTGGAAAGAGCAAATAGCACCGAGTTCGATGCTCAGACACCTGACCCTGTTGTTATATTTATGCCAGAA GGCTCAAGAACACATATGGGAAGCACAATGAGACTTGGATCCCGAAGAACACATTTACAGAACCGAGACTCTCTCACTTCAAAACT ATACGGTGACGTTTGTTACCTAGACGAAAGGCATAGGCACCGTTACGAG GTGAATCCAGAAGTAGCTCAAGTACTTGAAGAAGCTGGTTTAAGACTTGTGGGTAAAGATGATACAGGGAAACGAGTTGAg GGGATTGAGTTTCAAGATCATCCATTTTATGTTGGAGTTCAGTTTCATCCAGAGTTTAAGTCAAGACCCACTAGaccttctcctctgtttttag GATTTATTTTGGCTGCGAGAAAGCTTCTGCAGGCACATTTGAGAAATTGA
- the LOC104707614 gene encoding calcium-dependent protein kinase 31-like, producing the protein MGCFISKDPKKPSKKTILEKPFMDIRKLYILGEKLGEGQFGITRKCVERSTDTTYACKTILKKNLKKEEDEQAVKREIRIMKHLSGQPNIVEFKCAYEDKNAVHIVMEFCGGGELFKKIEALSDAGKFYSEKDAVEIIRPIVNVVKNCHFMGVMHRDLKPENFLLSSNDDDAVLKATDFGCSVFIEEGEVYQDRVGSAYYVAPEVLNGKYGKEADIWSAGIILYILLCGKPPYVAETEEELLKEVLRDAIDYKSKPWPSISVKAQHLVKKMLTKNPKERFSAADVLEHPWMKDGEASDKPIDGVVLSRLKEFRHMNKFKKVALKVSAANLSEEEIKGLKTLFTNIDTDKSGTITLQELKTGLTRLGSKLTKSEVEELMKAADVDGNGTIDIDEFISATMHRYKLDRDDHLYKLFQHFDKDSDGHITKEELEMAMKEYGVKDEGSIKEIINEVDIDNDGRINFDEFRTMMRSDSSLLPQGELLPVN; encoded by the exons ATGGGTTGCTTCATCAGTAAAGACCCAAAAAAACCATCGAAGAAGACGATACTCGAGAAACCATTCATGGACATCAGAAAGCTTTACATCCTCGGTGAGAAATTGGGTGAAGGCCAATTCGGTATAACTCGAAAATGCGTTGAGAGATCCACTGATACGACATACGCCTGCAAAACCATACTCAAGAAGAAcctgaagaaggaagaagatgagcaagCCGTGAAGAGAGAGATTCGTATCATGAAGCATTTGTCTGGTCAACCAAACATCGTCGAGTTCAAATGCGCTTACGAGGATAAAAATGCTGTACATATCGTTATGGAGTTTTGTGGCGGTGGtgagttgtttaaaaaaatcgAAGCTTTGTCCGATGCTGGCAAGTTTTACTCTGAGAAAGATGCTGTTGAGATCATTAGGCCTATTGTGAATGTTGTGAAGAATTGCCATTTCATGGGTGTGATGCATCGTGATTTAAAGCCTGAGAATTTCTTGCTTTCgagtaatgatgatgatgctgtgCTCAAAGCTACTGACTTTGGCTGCTCTGTCTTTATTGAAGAAG gAGAAGTATACCAGGATCGTGTTGGGAGTGCTTACTACGTTGCTCCTGAAGTATTAAACGGAAAATATGGGAAAGAAGCTGACATTTGGAGTGCAGGGATTATTTTGTACATCCTGCTCTGTGGCAAACCTCCCTATGTGGCCG AAACTGAGGAAGAGCTGCTCAAAGAGGTATTGAGAGACGCAATTGATTATAAGAGCAAACCGTGGCCTTCAATATCTGTGAAGGCACAGCATCTTGTCAAAAAGATGCTTACTAAAAACCCCAAGGAGCGATTCTCTGCTGCAGATGTTCTTG AACATCCATGGATGAAAGACGGAGAAGCTTCAGATAAGCCTATTGATGGTGTTGTTTTATCCCGTTTGAAGGAGTTTCGACATATGAACAAGTTTAAGAAGGTAGCTCTAAAG GTTAGTGCAGCAAATCTATCAGAAGAGGAAATCAAAGGTCTTAAGACACTGTTCACCAACATAGATACCGATAAAAGTGGTACAATTACTCTTCAAGAACTCAAAACAGGCCTTACCAGACTTGGATCTAAACTCACTAAATCCGAAGTGGAGGAACTCATGAAAGCC GCTGATGTGGATGGTAATGGAACAATCGACATAGACGAATTTATCTCTGCAACGATGCATAGATATAAACTGGATCGAGATGATCATTTGTACAAATTATTTCAACACTTTGACAAAGATAGCGACGG GCACATAACGAAGGAAGAGTTGGAGATGGCTATGAAGGAGTATGGTGTAAAAGATGAAGGTAGTATCAAAGAAATCATAAACGAAGTCGATATCGATAAT GATGGAAGAATAAACTTTGATGAGTTCCGCACAATGATGAGAAGTGACAGCAGCCTGCTGCCACAAGGGGAACTTCTTCCCGTCAATTGA